Below is a window of uncultured Sphaerochaeta sp. DNA.
CGACTGCCAGCTTGCCAATGAGATCAACTACACCATCAGTTTCAATCCACGCACCCGTATTGGGTGCGACCGGTGGCCCATTCGGTTGCACCATCGACAGAAGCGTTTCAATCCACGCACCCGTATTGGGTGCGACGGTAAATCTGAAGGATAGTATAAAAGGAGGTGATGTTTCAATCCACGCACCCGTATTGGGTGCGACCTTTTCCCAGGCACGTCTCAAAGGACTTGCATTTGTTTCAATCCACGCACCCGTATTGGGTGCGACGGGCCTTAGCAATCAGACCAGCATAGTCAACTGGAGTTTCAATCCACGCACCCGTATTGGGTGCGACAAAGACTTGGGCCAGAGAGGATAATGCAACACAGAGTTTCAATCCACGCACCCGTATTGGGTGCGACTTGCAATCTCGAACATGGTCGAGAATATAGCAAAGTTTCAATCCACGCACCCGTATTGGGTGCGACTGTCACAAATACATTATACTACACTCAATGAAATTAACACAAGCATACTGCGAACCCCAAACTCAAGCATGGAGTTTATTGGTATTTTCCTTCGCTGGTAATTTCAAAAATCTACACTGTATAGAAATAATAATGGTGCGAACCTACCAGCAATTGATGGGTCTTTGAGGTTCGCAAATCTGTTCGTTTAGATTATATAATGATAGGAGCATCAATATCCAAAGTCTCTTTTGCGCCTATATGTTCAACTTTTCGTTTCCAGTTTGAGCCTAGATAATAGAATCTAAGACTATCAATTGAGGGGTTAATAATTTTTTCCAATCTATGCTTAAGATCCACCCATTGTGCAGGATTAATAACACACTCAAAAACAGAGTACTGAACACGTTGCCCGAAATTTGTGCATTCTTTTGCAACTTGTCTTAGTCTTTTTGCTCCACCACTACTAGCAACCTTAACATCGTAACTCACCAATACCAACATACTCATCTCCAAATAAAAGGTGGATATCCATCAATATCACCTCTGATATATCTTGCTAGCAAAGTAGCTTGAATAAAAAACAATAATCCTATTGGTACTTCTTCTTTTATATATGGATGGTAAATCTTTTCCTGTTTTCGTTCCTGATATGAAACCAATAACGTTTTTCTCGCTTTATCATCCATCGTAACACTCTGCGTTAGTGCTTGAGTAAAATCCCGTTTCTGTACTTGACGTCTATTGATAAGAGATAGCACTAATCGATCTGCAATAAATGGACGAAATTCTTCCATCAGGTCCAAAGCCAATCCATAGCGACCAGGTCTATCACGATGGAGAAAACCAACAGACGGATCTAACCCAACTGTTTCTAAAGCAGAACGAACATCATGTGAAACTATCGTGTAAATATAAGAAAGTAGCGCATTAACTGCATCTGTAGGAGGTCTGCGATTTCTACCCATGAAGGGAAAATCTCCCTGTTGCGAAACAATCATTTGAGAGAATCCATTAAAATAAATTGCAGCTGCCTGACCTTCATGTCCTCTCAATTCATCAAGAGTATTAATTACTGCTACTTTTTCAAGTAACCTATCTAACCCTTGAGTAGATTCTTTTAATTTTTGTACATCTATTTTTGTACCATGATCACGTATTGCCCTATTGAGCACCACTTTACTGTTAATAATTTTTCCTAGGACAATATTCTTAGCAATATCGAATGATTTATCTTCAGAATCGGCGAATCGATATTGATTTCTCCTCAATAACACATTGCCTGACACAGGAGACCTTGAAGAAGCCAAGAACTTGCCGTGTTCTGTGAGAAACGAAATAGATATATCACGTTCTGCACAGAAGCCAAGAAGAAACGGAGAACAAAGCACATTACCAAAACATACAATGCTTCCAATAGTATGGATTGGTAGTTGTAATATTTTTTCACGGTTAGCTTCAACAACAATTGTCTCATTATCCTTATGGATATAGGAGCCCTGTGTTGTTACATACAAAGTGTTGAGCATTTTTCTCACTTGGTAATCCCTTCTTTTACTATTCGCACTTGCTCCTCAAGATACCGAGAAACTGACATTCCGCCTGCTCCGATACGTTCTGGAAAACATATATCCAGGAGAGAGCAGTTTTTACATTTCCTTGAAGAATAATCAGCCTTAGGTGTAGTCTGACTGATGAGAATAGCTCTACAACGTTCT
It encodes the following:
- the cas2 gene encoding CRISPR-associated endonuclease Cas2; translation: MLVLVSYDVKVASSGGAKRLRQVAKECTNFGQRVQYSVFECVINPAQWVDLKHRLEKIINPSIDSLRFYYLGSNWKRKVEHIGAKETLDIDAPIII
- the cas1c gene encoding type I-C CRISPR-associated endonuclease Cas1c, which produces MLNTLYVTTQGSYIHKDNETIVVEANREKILQLPIHTIGSIVCFGNVLCSPFLLGFCAERDISISFLTEHGKFLASSRSPVSGNVLLRRNQYRFADSEDKSFDIAKNIVLGKIINSKVVLNRAIRDHGTKIDVQKLKESTQGLDRLLEKVAVINTLDELRGHEGQAAAIYFNGFSQMIVSQQGDFPFMGRNRRPPTDAVNALLSYIYTIVSHDVRSALETVGLDPSVGFLHRDRPGRYGLALDLMEEFRPFIADRLVLSLINRRQVQKRDFTQALTQSVTMDDKARKTLLVSYQERKQEKIYHPYIKEEVPIGLLFFIQATLLARYIRGDIDGYPPFIWR